GCGGTCGCGATTCGGCGCTCCCTCCGCACCAATGTCGGAGAGATCCGCGCGAAAGGCCATCTTGAGGTACACGACAGGGATGCGGGCCCGCCGCGCTGCTTCGAGGACCCGGGCCGTGGGGACGATGGCGGCCTGGATACCCGAGATGTCGAGCCCGCCGCGGTGGAACATCCCTCCAACGGCGGCGAAGTCATTCTCCATGTCGACGACAATCACGGCCGCCCGACTCGGGTCGAGCCGCATTGGGTGAGGCCTTGCATTGATCTGAACCAGCTGGGCGGGTGCCATAGGTACTCCTCTCGCAAGATCGGTCCGAATCGGGCCTTCACACTAGGAAGACGCTCTTCCTACCTTCCTGATAGTAAGGTTCCCTTCCTAGATGAGTCAAGAGGGTCCTGCGTGGAGAGGTGCCTCGAGACGGACTGGTAGTATTGGTCCGGCTGATCGGCCCGACCCCAACCTCGCCATCTTGCTTCGCGAGCCGTTCCTCGCCTTCATTGCCGAGTTGCTACGGCGTCTACACGACGCCGGCTATGACGACTTGCGGATCGCGCATCTCGTCGTGTTCCAACACATCGATCCCGGGGGCTCGCGCGTCACCGACCTCGCCGCCAAGGCCCAGATGGCCAAACCATCCATGTCCTACCTCGTCGAGCACCTGGAGGAGGCTGGCTACCTCGAGCGTCTCCCAGATCCGACCGATGGACGGGCCCGGCTGGTTCAGCTCACCGCTCGGGGGTGGGAGCAGGTCGAAGACGCCCTCGGCATCATCGCCGGCATGGAAGCCGAGTTGGCCTCTGCCCTGCGGCCGGAACGGATGGCGAGCCTGCGCCGCGTCCTTACCGCTCTCGGCACGATCACCGCGCCTTGGCGCGCCGGCGAGACGCGAACATAACGGGCGCGCTTCGGATTTCAACGGGGTGTGATCGTCGCCAGTAGCGCCCAGTTCGGCCGCCCGGCGTAGAGCAGGGTGCGGATCCGGTAGTTGCGGAACCGGGAGAAGCCGAAGGCCACGCGCTTGATCCGCTTGATCAGATTGTTCACCGTTATCTGGAGCACGCGTCCCGGATGGGGGACATGGCCAGCGTCTCTGCGTCGGCGACATGTCGCTGACGCAGCCAGCGCCTCACGACGGCGGACCGCACACGTGGTCCCGGCGTTCGCCGAGCAGGGCTGCGACTTCGCCGCGAAGCTGCTGGTTCTCGGTGCGGAGGGTCCGGTTGGCGTCGAGGAGAGTGGCGATCCGCCGGTGCTGAGAGGCCGTCGATGAGCGCTCGGCCGCTGGGCGTGACGCCATGGCAGCCGGGCCGGCCGCTCGCAGGCGGTGGATCTCGGTCCGCAGGTCGCTGTCGCGGTAGAGCCACGAGCGTGACACGGACGCAGCCGCCGCGACGGCAGTGAAGCTGATTGGCCCGCCCGCCCGGTCCATGCCCCACAGCGCCTGCTCAGCTCGACGGCGGGTTTCGTCGGACCGCCGACGGGCGGCCGAGGCCAGGTGGGCCGAGTTGTCGATCTTCATGGGCGTTCTCCCAAGGCTTCGAGGGCGGTGATGACCAGACCCAGGTTGTGGTCGACCCGGCGGTGGTTGGCGGCGAGGCGGAACCGGCCGTCGGCCTCGGCGGTGGCGATGAGGACCCGGGTGTCGTCGCGCTGGCGGCGGTGGACGTCGAGGAACTCGGGCGTCGTCTGGAAGTCCGGGCACGTCAGGCAGGCGTTGGGGTGCGGGCAGTCCTGCTGTGGCGGCCGCCCGCAGTAGCCGTT
The sequence above is a segment of the Acidimicrobiales bacterium genome. Coding sequences within it:
- a CDS encoding isochorismatase family protein yields the protein MAPAQLVQINARPHPMRLDPSRAAVIVVDMENDFAAVGGMFHRGGLDISGIQAAIVPTARVLEAARRARIPVVYLKMAFRADLSDIGAEGAPNRDR
- a CDS encoding MarR family transcriptional regulator, which produces MLREPFLAFIAELLRRLHDAGYDDLRIAHLVVFQHIDPGGSRVTDLAAKAQMAKPSMSYLVEHLEEAGYLERLPDPTDGRARLVQLTARGWEQVEDALGIIAGMEAELASALRPERMASLRRVLTALGTITAPWRAGETRT
- a CDS encoding DUF6262 family protein produces the protein MKIDNSAHLASAARRRSDETRRRAEQALWGMDRAGGPISFTAVAAAASVSRSWLYRDSDLRTEIHRLRAAGPAAMASRPAAERSSTASQHRRIATLLDANRTLRTENQQLRGEVAALLGERRDHVCGPPS